In a single window of the Drosophila subpulchrella strain 33 F10 #4 breed RU33 unplaced genomic scaffold, RU_Dsub_v1.1 Primary Assembly Seq437, whole genome shotgun sequence genome:
- the LOC119562383 gene encoding uncharacterized protein LOC119562383 isoform X5, with translation MELVNENPWLIKDDTLFLACGLIVSAAHAGKSVFITWNKYYLLNLRFKNRKDNTRTKMDMVRVPLPMLGEHYIRSVHTLKYNTVMLMSDGDVYCFGSIKALNLIKCVSGVRCLAVLNDGFSVIKVEDQRLLLQMYLDLPSFENVKSTLQYTFDITFDDKNIFQCEWQHDEYTLTALKVTEEEKQFVQNLLGLKEEQPHYVHIFSIAGHVFVLTFNITGLSESSYPGYHIELLCVYSSHVRCIRLLPIENLCLVVLSSGSVDMWYVSSLLAIKQSQIYHTGSEWMDYDATSDNGDIYYTDGDQLVRLRFMYNIQLDECFVHTLIKPVIGIQACTWVDHRKELACLSDNNIFYCIGFNLPIQKSSGPILKILASDLNRPMGLRQNSIVSRFEKRQQHLFERELQKEYEMQKLISVSKDVNIFSAVLKMSVEFHIHVPSCHSVAVHLQLAQDQGLRAGCIYALFNLISIENQRLLHSSHWKVLIFHDNQAHAFLLPTEILVKKKCRIVVALKKLRNEHLPYFKIQLVGLIKVPRKMCALLFPLSIEKSGNTYCALFSKCSTAGNFSQDNQMQLYKELCGPLLTQAIRKADHFTISRIASLFYASSYVNGNTLELYFSDEKLHHNATKSIFKGILESNDASAIYYFKKHIISNAEVLDIEDSQDYNDITFEISDRI, from the exons ATGGAACTGGTAAATGAAAACCCATGGTTGATTAAGGATGACACCCTTTTTTTGGCATGTGGACTCATTGTGTCTGCAGCGCATGCCGGCAAGTCTGTGTTTATCACATGGAACAAGTACTATTTGCTAAACTTACGCTTCAAGAACCGTAAAGATAACACCAGGACTAAAATGGATATGGTGCGAGTTCCACTGCCCATGTTGGGAGAACACTATATCAGGAGCGTGCACACTTTAAAGTACAACACGGTTATGCTTATGTCGGATGGAGATGTCTACTGCTTCGGCTCAATCAAGgccttaaatttaataaaatgtgtcAGTGGAGTCCGCTGTTTAGCTGTTCTAAATGATGGATTTAGCGTGATAAAAGTGGAGGATCAACGCCTGCTGTTACAGATGTATCTTGATCTTCCTAGCTTCGAAAACGTCAAGTCCACACTGCAATATACATTCGATATTACTTTTGACGATAAGAACATATTTCAGTGCGAGTGGCAGCATGACGAGTACACTCTTACCGCTTTAAAGGTCACTGAAGAGGAAAAACAGTTTGTGCAGAACCTGCTTGGGTTAAAAGAGGAACAACCGCATTACGTTCACATCTTCAGCATAGCTGGacatgtttttgttttgactTTTAATATTACTGGTTTATCAGAGAGTTCATATCCAGGCTACCACATTGAGCTACTATGCGTGTACTCATCTCATGTAAGATGTATTCGCCTCCTACCAATTGAGAACCTTTGTTTGGTTGTCCTCAGCAGTGGTAGTGTTGACATGTGGTACGTATCTAGTCTTCTTGCAATAAAACAAAGTCAGATTTATCACACTGGTTCTGAATGGATGGATTACGATGCGACAAGTGACAATGGTGACATATACTACACGGACGGAGATCAGCTGGTGCGACTGAGATTTATGTACAACATCCAGCTTGACGAGTGCTTTGTCCACACCTTGATTAAGCCAGTGATCGGCATTCAGGCCTGCACTTGGGTAGACCATAGAAAAGAATTGGCCTGTCTGAGCGACAATAACATATTTTACTGCATTGGCTTTAACTTACCTATACAGAAATCATCTGGTCCGATTCTAAAAATTTTGGCTTCAGACTTAAATCGCCCAATGGGATTGAGACAAAATTCCATAGTCTCGCGGTTTGAAAAAAGGCAGCAACATTTGTTTGAGCGAGAGCTACAGAAGGAGTACGAAATGCAAAAACTAATTTCTGTAAGTAAAGACGTCAACATATTTAGTGCGGTACTTAAAATGTCTGTAGAATTCCATATCCACGTACCTAGCTGTCACAGCGTCGCTGTGCATTTACAGCTGGCGCAGGATCAGGGTCTTCGCGCAGGTTGCATTTATGCATTGTTTAACCTTATATCTATTGAGAACCAGCGCCTGTTGCACAGTTCCCATTGGAAAGTTTTAATATTCCACGACAACCAAGCCCACGCCTTCCTGTTGCCCACAGAAATACTCGTAAAGAAAAAGTGTCGAATAGTGGTGGCTTTAAAAAAGCTGAGAAACGAACATCTgccttattttaaaatacagcTGGTGGGTTTAATTAAAGTACCTAGAAAAATGTGTGCTTTACTATTTCCATTATCAATAGAAAAAAGTGGAAATACTTATTGTGCTCTATTTAGTAAATGTTCAACGGCTGGAAACTTTTCTCAAGATAATCAAATGCAGCTATATAAAGAACTATGTGGTCCATTATTAACACAGGCTATAAGGAAAGCAGATCATTTCACAATTTCACGCATAGCGTCTTTATTTTACGCTTCTAGTTACGTTAACGGGAACACTCTAGAATTGTACTTTTCAGACGAAAAGCTACACCACAATGCAAcgaaaagtattttcaaaGGTATATTGGAAAGTAATGATGCTTCAGCGATCTACTATTTCAAGAAACATATTATTTCTAACGCGGAAGTACTGGATATAGAAGATTCACAAGATTATAATGATATTACTTTTG AAATTTCAGACCGAATCTGA
- the LOC119562383 gene encoding uncharacterized protein LOC119562383 isoform X7, which yields MELVNENPWLIKDDTLFLACGLIVSAAHAGKSVFITWNKYYLLNLRFKNRKDNTRTKMDMVRVPLPMLGEHYIRSVHTLKYNTVMLMSDGDVYCFGSIKALNLIKCVSGVRCLAVLNDGFSVIKVEDQRLLLQMYLDLPSFENVKSTLQYTFDITFDDKNIFQCEWQHDEYTLTALKVTEEEKQFVQNLLGLKEEQPHYVHIFSIAGHVFVLTFNITGLSESSYPGYHIELLCVYSSHVRCIRLLPIENLCLVVLSSGSVDMWYVSSLLAIKQSQIYHTGSEWMDYDATSDNGDIYYTDGDQLVRLRFMYNIQLDECFVHTLIKPVIGIQACTWVDHRKELACLSDNNIFYCIGFNLPIQKSSGPILKILASDLNRPMGLRQNSIVSRFEKRQQHLFERELQKEYEMQKLISTKSYTTMQRKVFSKVYWKVMMLQRSTISRNILFLTRKYWI from the exons ATGGAACTGGTAAATGAAAACCCATGGTTGATTAAGGATGACACCCTTTTTTTGGCATGTGGACTCATTGTGTCTGCAGCGCATGCCGGCAAGTCTGTGTTTATCACATGGAACAAGTACTATTTGCTAAACTTACGCTTCAAGAACCGTAAAGATAACACCAGGACTAAAATGGATATGGTGCGAGTTCCACTGCCCATGTTGGGAGAACACTATATCAGGAGCGTGCACACTTTAAAGTACAACACGGTTATGCTTATGTCGGATGGAGATGTCTACTGCTTCGGCTCAATCAAGgccttaaatttaataaaatgtgtcAGTGGAGTCCGCTGTTTAGCTGTTCTAAATGATGGATTTAGCGTGATAAAAGTGGAGGATCAACGCCTGCTGTTACAGATGTATCTTGATCTTCCTAGCTTCGAAAACGTCAAGTCCACACTGCAATATACATTCGATATTACTTTTGACGATAAGAACATATTTCAGTGCGAGTGGCAGCATGACGAGTACACTCTTACCGCTTTAAAGGTCACTGAAGAGGAAAAACAGTTTGTGCAGAACCTGCTTGGGTTAAAAGAGGAACAACCGCATTACGTTCACATCTTCAGCATAGCTGGacatgtttttgttttgactTTTAATATTACTGGTTTATCAGAGAGTTCATATCCAGGCTACCACATTGAGCTACTATGCGTGTACTCATCTCATGTAAGATGTATTCGCCTCCTACCAATTGAGAACCTTTGTTTGGTTGTCCTCAGCAGTGGTAGTGTTGACATGTGGTACGTATCTAGTCTTCTTGCAATAAAACAAAGTCAGATTTATCACACTGGTTCTGAATGGATGGATTACGATGCGACAAGTGACAATGGTGACATATACTACACGGACGGAGATCAGCTGGTGCGACTGAGATTTATGTACAACATCCAGCTTGACGAGTGCTTTGTCCACACCTTGATTAAGCCAGTGATCGGCATTCAGGCCTGCACTTGGGTAGACCATAGAAAAGAATTGGCCTGTCTGAGCGACAATAACATATTTTACTGCATTGGCTTTAACTTACCTATACAGAAATCATCTGGTCCGATTCTAAAAATTTTGGCTTCAGACTTAAATCGCCCAATGGGATTGAGACAAAATTCCATAGTCTCGCGGTTTGAAAAAAGGCAGCAACATTTGTTTGAGCGAGAGCTACAGAAGGAGTACGAAATGCAAAAACTAATTTCT ACGAAAAGCTACACCACAATGCAAcgaaaagtattttcaaaGGTATATTGGAAAGTAATGATGCTTCAGCGATCTACTATTTCAAGAAACATATTATTTCTAACGCGGAAGTACTGGATATAG
- the LOC119562383 gene encoding uncharacterized protein LOC119562383 isoform X9, translating into MELVNENPWLIKDDTLFLACGLIVSAAHAGKSVFITWNKYYLLNLRFKNRKDNTRTKMDMVRVPLPMLGEHYIRSVHTLKYNTVMLMSDGDVYCFGSIKALNLIKCVSGVRCLAVLNDGFSVIKVEDQRLLLQMYLDLPSFENVKSTLQYTFDITFDDKNIFQCEWQHDEYTLTALKVTEEEKQFVQNLLGLKEEQPHYVHIFSIAGHVFVLTFNITGLSESSYPGYHIELLCVYSSHVRCIRLLPIENLCLVVLSSGSVDMWYVSSLLAIKQSQIYHTGSEWMDYDATSDNGDIYYTDGDQLVRLRFMYNIQLDECFVHTLIKPVIGIQACTWVDHRKELACLSDNNIFYCIGFNLPIQKSSGPILKILASDLNRPMGLRQNSIVSRFEKRQQHLFERELQKEYEMQKLISLR; encoded by the exons ATGGAACTGGTAAATGAAAACCCATGGTTGATTAAGGATGACACCCTTTTTTTGGCATGTGGACTCATTGTGTCTGCAGCGCATGCCGGCAAGTCTGTGTTTATCACATGGAACAAGTACTATTTGCTAAACTTACGCTTCAAGAACCGTAAAGATAACACCAGGACTAAAATGGATATGGTGCGAGTTCCACTGCCCATGTTGGGAGAACACTATATCAGGAGCGTGCACACTTTAAAGTACAACACGGTTATGCTTATGTCGGATGGAGATGTCTACTGCTTCGGCTCAATCAAGgccttaaatttaataaaatgtgtcAGTGGAGTCCGCTGTTTAGCTGTTCTAAATGATGGATTTAGCGTGATAAAAGTGGAGGATCAACGCCTGCTGTTACAGATGTATCTTGATCTTCCTAGCTTCGAAAACGTCAAGTCCACACTGCAATATACATTCGATATTACTTTTGACGATAAGAACATATTTCAGTGCGAGTGGCAGCATGACGAGTACACTCTTACCGCTTTAAAGGTCACTGAAGAGGAAAAACAGTTTGTGCAGAACCTGCTTGGGTTAAAAGAGGAACAACCGCATTACGTTCACATCTTCAGCATAGCTGGacatgtttttgttttgactTTTAATATTACTGGTTTATCAGAGAGTTCATATCCAGGCTACCACATTGAGCTACTATGCGTGTACTCATCTCATGTAAGATGTATTCGCCTCCTACCAATTGAGAACCTTTGTTTGGTTGTCCTCAGCAGTGGTAGTGTTGACATGTGGTACGTATCTAGTCTTCTTGCAATAAAACAAAGTCAGATTTATCACACTGGTTCTGAATGGATGGATTACGATGCGACAAGTGACAATGGTGACATATACTACACGGACGGAGATCAGCTGGTGCGACTGAGATTTATGTACAACATCCAGCTTGACGAGTGCTTTGTCCACACCTTGATTAAGCCAGTGATCGGCATTCAGGCCTGCACTTGGGTAGACCATAGAAAAGAATTGGCCTGTCTGAGCGACAATAACATATTTTACTGCATTGGCTTTAACTTACCTATACAGAAATCATCTGGTCCGATTCTAAAAATTTTGGCTTCAGACTTAAATCGCCCAATGGGATTGAGACAAAATTCCATAGTCTCGCGGTTTGAAAAAAGGCAGCAACATTTGTTTGAGCGAGAGCTACAGAAGGAGTACGAAATGCAAAAACTAATTTCT TTACGTTAA
- the LOC119562383 gene encoding uncharacterized protein LOC119562383 isoform X13, protein MELVNENPWLIKDDTLFLACGLIVSAAHAGKSVFITWNKYYLLNLRFKNRKDNTRTKMDMVRVPLPMLGEHYIRSVHTLKYNTVMLMSDGDVYCFGSIKALNLIKCVSGVRCLAVLNDGFSVIKVEDQRLLLQMYLDLPSFENVKSTLQYTFDITFDDKNIFQCEWQHDEYTLTALKVTEEEKQFVQNLLGLKEEQPHYVHIFSIAGHVFVLTFNITGLSESSYPGYHIELLCVYSSHVRCIRLLPIENLCLVVLSSGSVDM, encoded by the exons ATGGAACTGGTAAATGAAAACCCATGGTTGATTAAGGATGACACCCTTTTTTTGGCATGTGGACTCATTGTGTCTGCAGCGCATGCCGGCAAGTCTGTGTTTATCACATGGAACAAGTACTATTTGCTAAACTTACGCTTCAAGAACCGTAAAGATAACACCAGGACTAAAATGGATATGGTGCGAGTTCCACTGCCCATGTTGGGAGAACACTATATCAGGAGCGTGCACACTTTAAAGTACAACACGGTTATGCTTATGTCGGATGGAGATGTCTACTGCTTCGGCTCAATCAAGgccttaaatttaataaaatgtgtcAGTGGAGTCCGCTGTTTAGCTGTTCTAAATGATGGATTTAGCGTGATAAAAGTGGAGGATCAACGCCTGCTGTTACAGATGTATCTTGATCTTCCTAGCTTCGAAAACGTCAAGTCCACACTGCAATATACATTCGATATTACTTTTGACGATAAGAACATATTTCAGTGCGAGTGGCAGCATGACGAGTACACTCTTACCGCTTTAAAGGTCACTGAAGAGGAAAAACAGTTTGTGCAGAACCTGCTTGGGTTAAAAGAGGAACAACCGCATTACGTTCACATCTTCAGCATAGCTGGacatgtttttgttttgactTTTAATATTACTGGTTTATCAGAGAGTTCATATCCAGGCTACCACATTGAGCTACTATGCGTGTACTCATCTCATGTAAGATGTATTCGCCTCCTACCAATTGAGAACCTTTGTTTGGTTGTCCTCAGCAGTGGTAGTGTTGACATGTG A
- the LOC119562383 gene encoding uncharacterized protein LOC119562383 isoform X1, translated as MELVNENPWLIKDDTLFLACGLIVSAAHAGKSVFITWNKYYLLNLRFKNRKDNTRTKMDMVRVPLPMLGEHYIRSVHTLKYNTVMLMSDGDVYCFGSIKALNLIKCVSGVRCLAVLNDGFSVIKVEDQRLLLQMYLDLPSFENVKSTLQYTFDITFDDKNIFQCEWQHDEYTLTALKVTEEEKQFVQNLLGLKEEQPHYVHIFSIAGHVFVLTFNITGLSESSYPGYHIELLCVYSSHVRCIRLLPIENLCLVVLSSGSVDMWYVSSLLAIKQSQIYHTGSEWMDYDATSDNGDIYYTDGDQLVRLRFMYNIQLDECFVHTLIKPVIGIQACTWVDHRKELACLSDNNIFYCIGFNLPIQKSSGPILKILASDLNRPMGLRQNSIVSRFEKRQQHLFERELQKEYEMQKLISVSKDVNIFSAVLKMSVEFHIHVPSCHSVAVHLQLAQDQGLRAGCIYALFNLISIENQRLLHSSHWKVLIFHDNQAHAFLLPTEILVKKKCRIVVALKKLRNEHLPYFKIQLVGLIKVPRKMCALLFPLSIEKSGNTYCALFSKCSTAGNFSQDNQMQLYKELCGPLLTQAIRKADHFTISRIASLFYASSYVNGNTLELYFSDEKLHHNATKSIFKGILESNDASAIYYFKKHIISNAEVLDIEDSQDYNDITFGNVMKFQTESELLYGLKSNDVLDCGTKIAINPKYSAIRNAIF; from the exons ATGGAACTGGTAAATGAAAACCCATGGTTGATTAAGGATGACACCCTTTTTTTGGCATGTGGACTCATTGTGTCTGCAGCGCATGCCGGCAAGTCTGTGTTTATCACATGGAACAAGTACTATTTGCTAAACTTACGCTTCAAGAACCGTAAAGATAACACCAGGACTAAAATGGATATGGTGCGAGTTCCACTGCCCATGTTGGGAGAACACTATATCAGGAGCGTGCACACTTTAAAGTACAACACGGTTATGCTTATGTCGGATGGAGATGTCTACTGCTTCGGCTCAATCAAGgccttaaatttaataaaatgtgtcAGTGGAGTCCGCTGTTTAGCTGTTCTAAATGATGGATTTAGCGTGATAAAAGTGGAGGATCAACGCCTGCTGTTACAGATGTATCTTGATCTTCCTAGCTTCGAAAACGTCAAGTCCACACTGCAATATACATTCGATATTACTTTTGACGATAAGAACATATTTCAGTGCGAGTGGCAGCATGACGAGTACACTCTTACCGCTTTAAAGGTCACTGAAGAGGAAAAACAGTTTGTGCAGAACCTGCTTGGGTTAAAAGAGGAACAACCGCATTACGTTCACATCTTCAGCATAGCTGGacatgtttttgttttgactTTTAATATTACTGGTTTATCAGAGAGTTCATATCCAGGCTACCACATTGAGCTACTATGCGTGTACTCATCTCATGTAAGATGTATTCGCCTCCTACCAATTGAGAACCTTTGTTTGGTTGTCCTCAGCAGTGGTAGTGTTGACATGTGGTACGTATCTAGTCTTCTTGCAATAAAACAAAGTCAGATTTATCACACTGGTTCTGAATGGATGGATTACGATGCGACAAGTGACAATGGTGACATATACTACACGGACGGAGATCAGCTGGTGCGACTGAGATTTATGTACAACATCCAGCTTGACGAGTGCTTTGTCCACACCTTGATTAAGCCAGTGATCGGCATTCAGGCCTGCACTTGGGTAGACCATAGAAAAGAATTGGCCTGTCTGAGCGACAATAACATATTTTACTGCATTGGCTTTAACTTACCTATACAGAAATCATCTGGTCCGATTCTAAAAATTTTGGCTTCAGACTTAAATCGCCCAATGGGATTGAGACAAAATTCCATAGTCTCGCGGTTTGAAAAAAGGCAGCAACATTTGTTTGAGCGAGAGCTACAGAAGGAGTACGAAATGCAAAAACTAATTTCTGTAAGTAAAGACGTCAACATATTTAGTGCGGTACTTAAAATGTCTGTAGAATTCCATATCCACGTACCTAGCTGTCACAGCGTCGCTGTGCATTTACAGCTGGCGCAGGATCAGGGTCTTCGCGCAGGTTGCATTTATGCATTGTTTAACCTTATATCTATTGAGAACCAGCGCCTGTTGCACAGTTCCCATTGGAAAGTTTTAATATTCCACGACAACCAAGCCCACGCCTTCCTGTTGCCCACAGAAATACTCGTAAAGAAAAAGTGTCGAATAGTGGTGGCTTTAAAAAAGCTGAGAAACGAACATCTgccttattttaaaatacagcTGGTGGGTTTAATTAAAGTACCTAGAAAAATGTGTGCTTTACTATTTCCATTATCAATAGAAAAAAGTGGAAATACTTATTGTGCTCTATTTAGTAAATGTTCAACGGCTGGAAACTTTTCTCAAGATAATCAAATGCAGCTATATAAAGAACTATGTGGTCCATTATTAACACAGGCTATAAGGAAAGCAGATCATTTCACAATTTCACGCATAGCGTCTTTATTTTACGCTTCTAGTTACGTTAACGGGAACACTCTAGAATTGTACTTTTCAGACGAAAAGCTACACCACAATGCAAcgaaaagtattttcaaaGGTATATTGGAAAGTAATGATGCTTCAGCGATCTACTATTTCAAGAAACATATTATTTCTAACGCGGAAGTACTGGATATAGAAGATTCACAAGATTATAATGATATTACTTTTGGTAACGTAATG AAATTTCAGACCGAATCTGAGCTGTTGTACGGTTTGAAGAGCAACGATGTTTTGGACTGCGGTACGAAAATTGCAATAAATCCCAAATACTCTGCTATAAGGAAtgctattttttaa
- the LOC119562383 gene encoding uncharacterized protein LOC119562383 isoform X3, with amino-acid sequence MELVNENPWLIKDDTLFLACGLIVSAAHAGKSVFITWNKYYLLNLRFKNRKDNTRTKMDMVRVPLPMLGEHYIRSVHTLKYNTVMLMSDGDVYCFGSIKALNLIKCVSGVRCLAVLNDGFSVIKVEDQRLLLQMYLDLPSFENVKSTLQYTFDITFDDKNIFQCEWQHDEYTLTALKVTEEEKQFVQNLLGLKEEQPHYVHIFSIAGHVFVLTFNITGLSESSYPGYHIELLCVYSSHVRCIRLLPIENLCLVVLSSGSVDMWYVSSLLAIKQSQIYHTGSEWMDYDATSDNGDIYYTDGDQLVRLRFMYNIQLDECFVHTLIKPVIGIQACTWVDHRKELACLSDNNIFYCIGFNLPIQKSSGPILKILASDLNRPMGLRQNSIVSRFEKRQQHLFERELQKEYEMQKLISVSKDVNIFSAVLKMSVEFHIHVPSCHSVAVHLQLAQDQGLRAGCIYALFNLISIENQRLLHSSHWKVLIFHDNQAHAFLLPTEILVKKKCRIVVALKKLRNEHLPYFKIQLVGLIKVPRKMCALLFPLSIEKSGNTYCALFSKCSTAGNFSQDNQMQLYKELCGPLLTQAIRKADHFTISRIASLFYASSYVNGNTLELYFSDEKLHHNATKSIFKGILESNDASAIYYFKKHIISNAEVLDIEDSQDYNDITFGNVMTESELLYGLKSNDVLDCGTKIAINPKYSAIRNAIF; translated from the exons ATGGAACTGGTAAATGAAAACCCATGGTTGATTAAGGATGACACCCTTTTTTTGGCATGTGGACTCATTGTGTCTGCAGCGCATGCCGGCAAGTCTGTGTTTATCACATGGAACAAGTACTATTTGCTAAACTTACGCTTCAAGAACCGTAAAGATAACACCAGGACTAAAATGGATATGGTGCGAGTTCCACTGCCCATGTTGGGAGAACACTATATCAGGAGCGTGCACACTTTAAAGTACAACACGGTTATGCTTATGTCGGATGGAGATGTCTACTGCTTCGGCTCAATCAAGgccttaaatttaataaaatgtgtcAGTGGAGTCCGCTGTTTAGCTGTTCTAAATGATGGATTTAGCGTGATAAAAGTGGAGGATCAACGCCTGCTGTTACAGATGTATCTTGATCTTCCTAGCTTCGAAAACGTCAAGTCCACACTGCAATATACATTCGATATTACTTTTGACGATAAGAACATATTTCAGTGCGAGTGGCAGCATGACGAGTACACTCTTACCGCTTTAAAGGTCACTGAAGAGGAAAAACAGTTTGTGCAGAACCTGCTTGGGTTAAAAGAGGAACAACCGCATTACGTTCACATCTTCAGCATAGCTGGacatgtttttgttttgactTTTAATATTACTGGTTTATCAGAGAGTTCATATCCAGGCTACCACATTGAGCTACTATGCGTGTACTCATCTCATGTAAGATGTATTCGCCTCCTACCAATTGAGAACCTTTGTTTGGTTGTCCTCAGCAGTGGTAGTGTTGACATGTGGTACGTATCTAGTCTTCTTGCAATAAAACAAAGTCAGATTTATCACACTGGTTCTGAATGGATGGATTACGATGCGACAAGTGACAATGGTGACATATACTACACGGACGGAGATCAGCTGGTGCGACTGAGATTTATGTACAACATCCAGCTTGACGAGTGCTTTGTCCACACCTTGATTAAGCCAGTGATCGGCATTCAGGCCTGCACTTGGGTAGACCATAGAAAAGAATTGGCCTGTCTGAGCGACAATAACATATTTTACTGCATTGGCTTTAACTTACCTATACAGAAATCATCTGGTCCGATTCTAAAAATTTTGGCTTCAGACTTAAATCGCCCAATGGGATTGAGACAAAATTCCATAGTCTCGCGGTTTGAAAAAAGGCAGCAACATTTGTTTGAGCGAGAGCTACAGAAGGAGTACGAAATGCAAAAACTAATTTCTGTAAGTAAAGACGTCAACATATTTAGTGCGGTACTTAAAATGTCTGTAGAATTCCATATCCACGTACCTAGCTGTCACAGCGTCGCTGTGCATTTACAGCTGGCGCAGGATCAGGGTCTTCGCGCAGGTTGCATTTATGCATTGTTTAACCTTATATCTATTGAGAACCAGCGCCTGTTGCACAGTTCCCATTGGAAAGTTTTAATATTCCACGACAACCAAGCCCACGCCTTCCTGTTGCCCACAGAAATACTCGTAAAGAAAAAGTGTCGAATAGTGGTGGCTTTAAAAAAGCTGAGAAACGAACATCTgccttattttaaaatacagcTGGTGGGTTTAATTAAAGTACCTAGAAAAATGTGTGCTTTACTATTTCCATTATCAATAGAAAAAAGTGGAAATACTTATTGTGCTCTATTTAGTAAATGTTCAACGGCTGGAAACTTTTCTCAAGATAATCAAATGCAGCTATATAAAGAACTATGTGGTCCATTATTAACACAGGCTATAAGGAAAGCAGATCATTTCACAATTTCACGCATAGCGTCTTTATTTTACGCTTCTAGTTACGTTAACGGGAACACTCTAGAATTGTACTTTTCAGACGAAAAGCTACACCACAATGCAAcgaaaagtattttcaaaGGTATATTGGAAAGTAATGATGCTTCAGCGATCTACTATTTCAAGAAACATATTATTTCTAACGCGGAAGTACTGGATATAGAAGATTCACAAGATTATAATGATATTACTTTTGGTAACGTAATG ACCGAATCTGAGCTGTTGTACGGTTTGAAGAGCAACGATGTTTTGGACTGCGGTACGAAAATTGCAATAAATCCCAAATACTCTGCTATAAGGAAtgctattttttaa
- the LOC119562383 gene encoding uncharacterized protein LOC119562383 isoform X11: MELVNENPWLIKDDTLFLACGLIVSAAHAGKSVFITWNKYYLLNLRFKNRKDNTRTKMDMVRVPLPMLGEHYIRSVHTLKYNTVMLMSDGDVYCFGSIKALNLIKCVSGVRCLAVLNDGFSVIKVEDQRLLLQMYLDLPSFENVKSTLQYTFDITFDDKNIFQCEWQHDEYTLTALKVTEEEKQFVQNLLGLKEEQPHYVHIFSIAGHVFVLTFNITGLSESSYPGYHIELLCVYSSHVRCIRLLPIENLCLVVLSSGSVDMCYVNGNTLELYFSDEKLHHNATKSIFKGILESNDASAIYYFKKHIISNAEVLDIEDSQDYNDITFGNVMKFQTESELLYGLKSNDVLDCGTKIAINPKYSAIRNAIF; encoded by the exons ATGGAACTGGTAAATGAAAACCCATGGTTGATTAAGGATGACACCCTTTTTTTGGCATGTGGACTCATTGTGTCTGCAGCGCATGCCGGCAAGTCTGTGTTTATCACATGGAACAAGTACTATTTGCTAAACTTACGCTTCAAGAACCGTAAAGATAACACCAGGACTAAAATGGATATGGTGCGAGTTCCACTGCCCATGTTGGGAGAACACTATATCAGGAGCGTGCACACTTTAAAGTACAACACGGTTATGCTTATGTCGGATGGAGATGTCTACTGCTTCGGCTCAATCAAGgccttaaatttaataaaatgtgtcAGTGGAGTCCGCTGTTTAGCTGTTCTAAATGATGGATTTAGCGTGATAAAAGTGGAGGATCAACGCCTGCTGTTACAGATGTATCTTGATCTTCCTAGCTTCGAAAACGTCAAGTCCACACTGCAATATACATTCGATATTACTTTTGACGATAAGAACATATTTCAGTGCGAGTGGCAGCATGACGAGTACACTCTTACCGCTTTAAAGGTCACTGAAGAGGAAAAACAGTTTGTGCAGAACCTGCTTGGGTTAAAAGAGGAACAACCGCATTACGTTCACATCTTCAGCATAGCTGGacatgtttttgttttgactTTTAATATTACTGGTTTATCAGAGAGTTCATATCCAGGCTACCACATTGAGCTACTATGCGTGTACTCATCTCATGTAAGATGTATTCGCCTCCTACCAATTGAGAACCTTTGTTTGGTTGTCCTCAGCAGTGGTAGTGTTGACATGTG TTACGTTAACGGGAACACTCTAGAATTGTACTTTTCAGACGAAAAGCTACACCACAATGCAAcgaaaagtattttcaaaGGTATATTGGAAAGTAATGATGCTTCAGCGATCTACTATTTCAAGAAACATATTATTTCTAACGCGGAAGTACTGGATATAGAAGATTCACAAGATTATAATGATATTACTTTTGGTAACGTAATG AAATTTCAGACCGAATCTGAGCTGTTGTACGGTTTGAAGAGCAACGATGTTTTGGACTGCGGTACGAAAATTGCAATAAATCCCAAATACTCTGCTATAAGGAAtgctattttttaa